The following coding sequences are from one Cercospora beticola chromosome 4, complete sequence window:
- a CDS encoding uncharacterized protein (MEROPS:MER0001733) — MAPRPIANPDLPKPPSGKYPAKAHARRVAKYIAEHGGPSSGIIYLEGQSTKMTEDDDQASHFRQRRHFYYLTGCDLPDCFFAYDIASDTSTLWIPPVDPEYVMWAGMPLLPKEALERYDIDHVSTTDDLKSGKSLVDMLSKQKPVILAIEDRADLAIFDTPAIKNFQPEINLASLREAIEECRVVKDEHEIAMIRHANIVSSYAHEQVLSSVPRASNERELNAVFVMHCHANGCKEMAYGCICASGTAGSTLHYVHNDQPLEGKDNILLDAGAEYNCYCADITRTFPITKDGRFTKESKEIYDLVLLMQSEAFKLIRPGAMWEDCHMKAHTTGALGLQKLGIFNKDLTLEQIMSSHIMTRFFPHGLGHYLGMDTHDTGGHANYDDPDPYFAYLRKRGPLPVGAVITNEPGIYFREFPLRQELKDGKWDGIVEQEVLDRYWRVGGVRIEDDVVITEDGYENLTTVSSDWQTVEGMVQRGLANGALH; from the exons ATGGCTCCTCGGCCAATTGCCAATCCCGACCTCCCCAAGCCGCCTTCGGGCAAGTATCCAGCCAAGGCTCACGCGAGAAGGGTTGCAAAATATATCGCTGAGCATGGCGGGCCAAGCAGCGGTATCATCTATCTGGAGGGGCAGAGCACTAAAATGACAGAG GACGACGATCAAGCGAGCCACTTCAG GCAACGACGACATTTTTACTACCTTACCGGATGCGACTTGCCAGACTGTTTCTTCGCCTATGATATCGCGTCTGATACTTCAACACTATGGATCCCGCCTGTCGACCCAGAATATGTCATGTGGGCAGGCATGCCACTTCTACCCAAGGAAGCACTCGAACGATACGACATCGATCATGTGTCAACTACAGATGATCTCAAGTCAGGAAAGTCTTTGGTTGATATGCTatcgaagcagaagcctgTTATTCTGGCGATCGAAGACCGAGCAGATTTGGCCATCTTCGACACTCCTGCTATCAAGAATTTCCAGCCTGAGATTAACCTCGCCTCGCTCCGGGAGGCAATTGAGGAATGTAGAGTCGTCAAGGATGAGCATGAGATCGCCATGATCAGGCATGCTAACATTGTATCCTCATATGCCCATGAGCAGGTTCTGTCATCCGTCCCACGCGCCTCCAACGAGCGCGAACTCAACGCCGTCTTCGTCATGCACTGCCACGCCAATGGCTGCAAAGAGATGGCCTACGGCTGCATTTGTGCTTCTGGAACAGCAGGAAGCACTCTTCACTACGTCCACAACGATCAACCCCTCGAAGGCAAGGACAATATTTTGCTCGACGCCGGAGCAGAATACAACTGCTATTGCGCCGACATCACTCGCACCTTCCCCATTACCAAAGATGGCAGATTTACAAAAGAGAGCAAAGAGATCTATGATCTCGTCTTGCTGATGCAAAGCGAGGCTTTCAAGCTCATTCGACCTGGTGCCATGTGGGAGGATTGTCACATGAAAGCTCACACGACCGGCGCTTTAGGATTGCAAAAGTTGGGTATCTTCAATAAAGACCTCACATTGGAACAAATCATGTCCTCACACATTATGACGCGATTCTTCCCTCATGGTTTGGGACACTACCTTGGTATGGACACACACGATACGGGAGGCCACGCGAACTACGATGACCCAGATCCTTACTTTGCTTATCTACGTAAGCGTGGCCCGTTGCCTGTCGGCGCTGTTATCACGAATGAGCCTGGGATATACTTCCGCGAGTTTCCATTGAGGCAAGAGTTGAAGGACGGGAAGTGGGATGGCATTGTGGAGCAAGAAGTCCTGGACAGATACTGGAGGGTGGGAGGTGTGAggatcgaggacgatgtggtCATTACAGAAGACGGATATGAGAATCTGACCACGGTCAGCAGTGACTGGCAGACTGTTGAGGGCATGGTGCAGAGGGGACTGGCGAACGGAGCTCTGCATTAG